The following proteins come from a genomic window of Pseudomonas sp. WJP1:
- a CDS encoding MFS transporter, with product MSNPRTTHWPAPVRALANRNFQIYFVGQGISTLGKWVQQVALAWLAYHLTGSAVLLGLITFLSLAPQLLIGPLAGAWIDRHDKRRLLIGVQVVLVLQSLTLAVITQFGWIDGASIAGMALLLGLLNALETPLRQALIGSFVDDPADLPNALVLNAMLINAARFIGPPLAGTLIAVTNEAGCFLLTAFAYLGLMAGLLKVKATASPKATGSTSQVFREGLAYLWHTVSVRQLMISVIMVNLLASCYAALLPILAKTVYAGDARILGWLWGAAGAGAFVATLILAFSGSLSRLRYFTDGGALVCGFALLGVFIAADLPLALFALVLLGFGITLSNVSTNMQLQSGAPGAMRGRVIAFYIAMRFGFEAVGGMLAGLVAATYGAPATLGIAGGILLLYLIASIGGRRLKH from the coding sequence TTGTCCAATCCACGCACTACGCATTGGCCTGCACCCGTTCGGGCACTCGCCAATAGAAACTTCCAGATATATTTCGTCGGCCAGGGCATCTCTACCCTGGGCAAATGGGTTCAACAGGTGGCGTTGGCCTGGCTGGCCTATCACTTGACCGGCTCAGCCGTTCTGCTGGGTCTCATCACCTTTCTCTCCCTGGCGCCACAGCTTCTGATCGGCCCGCTCGCGGGTGCCTGGATCGATCGTCATGACAAACGCCGGTTGCTGATCGGTGTGCAAGTGGTGCTGGTCTTGCAGTCGCTCACACTGGCGGTCATCACCCAGTTCGGCTGGATCGATGGGGCGTCCATTGCCGGGATGGCGCTCCTGCTGGGGCTGCTCAATGCCCTGGAGACACCGTTGCGCCAGGCGCTTATCGGCAGCTTTGTCGACGACCCCGCGGACTTGCCCAATGCCTTGGTGCTCAACGCAATGTTGATCAATGCCGCGCGGTTCATCGGCCCACCCCTGGCAGGCACACTGATCGCTGTCACCAACGAAGCGGGCTGCTTCCTCCTTACCGCATTTGCCTACCTGGGTCTTATGGCGGGGTTGCTCAAGGTCAAGGCGACGGCATCGCCAAAAGCGACCGGCTCGACTTCACAGGTTTTTCGCGAAGGGTTGGCGTACCTCTGGCACACGGTGAGCGTTCGGCAGTTGATGATCAGCGTGATCATGGTGAACTTGCTGGCTTCCTGCTACGCAGCGCTTTTGCCGATTCTCGCCAAGACGGTGTATGCCGGTGATGCCAGGATCCTTGGCTGGTTATGGGGCGCCGCCGGGGCCGGGGCATTCGTGGCTACCTTGATTTTGGCCTTCAGTGGATCGCTCTCGCGTTTGCGCTATTTCACCGATGGCGGTGCGCTTGTCTGCGGCTTTGCGCTGTTGGGCGTGTTCATCGCCGCGGACTTGCCGTTGGCATTGTTTGCATTGGTGCTGCTGGGCTTCGGCATCACCCTGAGCAACGTGAGCACAAACATGCAGTTGCAAAGCGGCGCTCCGGGCGCGATGCGCGGTCGTGTCATTGCGTTTTACATCGCCATGCGCTTTGGCTTTGAAGCGGTAGGCGGGATGCTGGCAGGGTTGGTCGCGGCCACGTATGGCGCGCCAGCGACCTTGGGCATTGCGGGAGGTATCTTGCTCCTTTACCTGATCGCGAGCATCGGCGGGCGCAGGCTGAAGCATTGA
- a CDS encoding IclR family transcriptional regulator, whose product MANARPRPAVNGVASADRVLTVLTAFRVGDTALSLVELVERTGLIKSTVMRLMVSLENHGLINRMADGRYQLASEVMRLNAVYQEALDLERHVMPRLQYLCEQSGETASFYVRHGAYRMCQYRVNSFHSLRLNLQPGDMRPMDEAAGAQALRAPFQVGIALAKPYYSRGATDPHAASMALPIYGAQQELMGALVISGPASRLTEEAADSIRAIFFDTARDLMRSLGFKPADSTPASSELEAVK is encoded by the coding sequence ATGGCGAATGCGCGGCCGCGTCCAGCGGTTAATGGTGTGGCTTCGGCTGACCGGGTCTTGACCGTGCTCACGGCTTTTCGAGTCGGCGATACGGCGTTGAGCCTGGTGGAATTGGTTGAGCGAACCGGGCTGATCAAAAGCACGGTCATGCGCTTGATGGTCTCCCTGGAGAATCATGGCCTGATCAATCGGATGGCCGATGGCCGCTATCAATTGGCCAGTGAGGTCATGAGGCTCAATGCTGTTTACCAGGAGGCCCTGGATCTTGAGCGGCATGTGATGCCCAGGCTGCAGTACCTTTGCGAACAGTCCGGCGAAACCGCATCGTTCTACGTTCGCCATGGCGCGTACCGGATGTGCCAGTACCGGGTGAATTCCTTCCACAGCCTGCGGCTCAACCTGCAGCCGGGCGATATGCGTCCGATGGACGAAGCGGCCGGTGCCCAGGCGCTGCGTGCACCTTTCCAGGTAGGCATCGCACTGGCAAAACCTTATTACTCGCGCGGTGCAACGGATCCTCACGCGGCCTCGATGGCCCTGCCTATCTATGGCGCACAGCAAGAGTTGATGGGGGCACTGGTCATTTCCGGGCCTGCAAGCCGATTGACTGAAGAGGCCGCCGACAGCATCAGGGCCATCTTTTTCGATACCGCGCGTGACCTGATGCGAAGCCTGGGCTTCAAGCCCGCGGACAGTACGCCCGCCAGCAGCGAGCTGGAAGCCGTAAAGTGA
- a CDS encoding MFS transporter — MTNENTTGLAPISEAEGERLMRRILWRIIPFIFLCYVISYLDRTNVGFAAISMNQDLGLTATMFGWAAGLFFFGYFMFEIPSNLLMQRFGARVWIARIMITWGLISMATAFATGPISFSIARFLLGLAEAGFTPGVYLYFTYWFPGKWRAKATAAFLLGIPVANIVGSPLSGWLLELHGVMGLKNWQLLLVTEAMPAVVLGIACLFLLVDSPAKAKWLSAREKAWLSNRLSQEQKDISASHGNTLRAALTNPKVFTLAAVNFCCIVGSIGIGIWLPQIIKSLGIASGMVSLVVALPYLLGAIAMTLWARLANRSSQRLPYVVGALAMAAAGLVAAALIEHPVLKIACLCLTVASILSFQATFWAIPSTFLTGRAAAGGLAMIVSIGNLGGFTGPFMIGLIKDATHSYSMPFFAVAAILLVGTCLMVWLGDPARQKPENHRVAASTA, encoded by the coding sequence ATGACCAACGAAAACACGACAGGCCTGGCGCCCATCAGCGAAGCCGAGGGCGAACGCTTGATGCGCCGCATACTGTGGCGAATCATTCCTTTCATCTTTCTTTGCTATGTAATCAGCTATCTCGATCGAACAAACGTCGGTTTTGCTGCCATCAGCATGAACCAGGATTTGGGGCTCACTGCGACGATGTTTGGTTGGGCCGCGGGTTTGTTCTTCTTTGGGTATTTCATGTTCGAAATTCCCAGCAATCTCCTGATGCAACGTTTTGGCGCTCGAGTCTGGATAGCCCGGATCATGATCACCTGGGGACTCATCTCCATGGCCACGGCTTTCGCCACCGGCCCGATCAGTTTCAGCATCGCGCGCTTCCTGCTCGGGCTAGCCGAAGCCGGATTCACGCCTGGCGTGTACTTGTACTTCACCTACTGGTTCCCGGGTAAATGGCGAGCCAAGGCGACCGCCGCTTTCCTGCTCGGAATACCGGTCGCCAACATTGTCGGTTCGCCTCTATCGGGCTGGCTGCTCGAATTGCATGGGGTGATGGGCCTGAAAAACTGGCAGCTGCTGCTGGTGACCGAAGCGATGCCCGCAGTGGTCCTCGGCATCGCTTGCCTGTTCCTGCTCGTCGACTCCCCGGCAAAGGCCAAGTGGCTGTCCGCTCGGGAAAAAGCATGGCTGAGCAATCGCTTGTCTCAAGAACAAAAGGACATCAGTGCTTCCCACGGCAATACCCTGCGCGCAGCATTGACGAATCCAAAGGTCTTCACGCTTGCAGCGGTCAATTTCTGCTGCATCGTAGGCTCAATTGGTATAGGCATCTGGCTCCCGCAAATCATCAAGAGCCTCGGCATCGCCAGCGGCATGGTGAGCCTGGTCGTGGCCCTCCCCTATCTGCTCGGTGCGATTGCCATGACCCTGTGGGCTCGCCTGGCCAATCGCAGCAGTCAACGCTTGCCTTATGTGGTGGGCGCTTTGGCAATGGCTGCCGCGGGGCTTGTCGCGGCGGCATTGATCGAGCATCCGGTCTTGAAGATTGCCTGCCTCTGCTTAACCGTCGCGAGCATCCTGTCCTTCCAGGCGACGTTCTGGGCAATCCCGTCAACCTTCCTCACGGGGCGCGCCGCTGCGGGTGGCCTTGCAATGATTGTCTCGATCGGCAACCTCGGCGGATTTACCGGCCCCTTCATGATTGGCCTGATCAAGGATGCCACCCATAGCTACTCGATGCCTTTCTTCGCAGTGGCGGCAATACTTTTGGTGGGGACATGCCTGATGGTTTGGCTGGGAGATCCCGCTCGACAAAAACCGGAGAATCATCGGGTGGCCGCCAGCACTGCCTGA
- a CDS encoding hydroxyacid dehydrogenase, with protein sequence MSLTIVLTGPELAADAMKLAAAEGVRIIPTTPYLPAEQLEAIIRAEQPDAIIVRQGQLTGSMIKASKKLKAIAKHGVGYNTIDIEAAAACGVPVSIAVGANAQSVAEHAFALMFSVARQTALLDARMRDGHWDKSEANGIELFGKTLGLVGLGSIGSILMDLVAPLRMKVKVYDPYLQQLPEREHVEREVDFSRLLSESDIISLHCPLTEANHNLIGAAQLECMRPGSILINTARGELVDTQALVEALSERKIAGAGLDTFNPEPPPADSPLWGLPTLVATPHVGANTSEARDRVGVVALRQILDVWANRPLDPRCVVNRHLLDS encoded by the coding sequence ATGTCCCTTACCATTGTGCTAACCGGCCCTGAACTTGCCGCAGATGCCATGAAACTCGCCGCCGCAGAAGGCGTGAGAATCATCCCAACGACCCCCTACCTGCCCGCGGAGCAACTGGAAGCCATCATTCGTGCGGAACAACCCGACGCCATCATCGTTCGCCAGGGTCAGTTGACCGGGTCAATGATCAAGGCCTCGAAGAAACTCAAGGCAATCGCCAAGCATGGGGTTGGCTACAACACCATCGACATCGAGGCCGCCGCCGCGTGTGGCGTTCCGGTGAGCATTGCCGTGGGTGCAAATGCCCAGTCCGTCGCGGAGCACGCCTTTGCCTTGATGTTCAGTGTTGCGAGACAGACCGCACTGCTGGATGCGCGCATGCGCGACGGTCATTGGGACAAGTCCGAGGCGAACGGCATTGAATTGTTCGGCAAGACGCTTGGCCTGGTGGGCCTGGGTTCGATCGGCAGCATCCTGATGGACCTGGTCGCCCCACTGCGGATGAAAGTGAAGGTCTACGACCCCTATCTCCAGCAGTTACCGGAGCGCGAACATGTCGAGCGCGAAGTTGACTTCTCTCGTCTACTGAGCGAAAGCGATATCATTAGCCTGCATTGCCCGCTGACCGAGGCCAATCACAACCTCATCGGCGCTGCACAACTGGAATGCATGCGCCCGGGAAGCATCCTGATCAATACAGCGCGTGGCGAGCTTGTCGATACCCAGGCGCTGGTAGAGGCACTGAGCGAACGGAAAATTGCCGGCGCCGGACTGGATACATTCAATCCCGAGCCGCCACCCGCCGACAGCCCGCTTTGGGGCCTGCCGACGCTCGTGGCGACGCCTCATGTCGGCGCCAACACCTCTGAGGCACGTGATCGCGTAGGGGTCGTGGCGTTGCGCCAGATCCTCGATGTCTGGGCGAACAGGCCGCTGGACCCGCGTTGCGTGGTCAACCGACACCTGCTCGACAGCTGA
- a CDS encoding RraA family protein gives MSIGFQVLGRARKVSAEWVARYRELPVANVSDSMNRMTAGGARLRPMHREGVLVGPAVTVKARPGDNLMLHYAIDIAEPGDVIVVDAGGDLTNALIGEMMVAYAVKRGVAGIVINGAIRDAANIGAGDFPLFAAGVSHRGPYKDGPGEINVPIAVDGMVIEPGDLVIGDEDGLLCVPFDHVAEVHDRATAKYAAEQKQMELIAQGNNDRTWVLESLKKKGCLLPL, from the coding sequence ATGAGCATTGGATTTCAGGTGCTGGGTCGCGCACGCAAAGTCAGCGCGGAGTGGGTTGCACGTTATCGAGAGTTGCCGGTAGCCAACGTCAGCGACTCCATGAACCGCATGACGGCAGGGGGCGCTCGCCTGCGGCCCATGCACCGTGAAGGTGTGCTCGTTGGTCCGGCAGTGACGGTCAAGGCTCGTCCGGGTGACAACCTGATGCTGCACTACGCGATCGACATCGCCGAGCCTGGCGACGTCATTGTCGTGGACGCGGGCGGTGACCTGACCAACGCGCTGATCGGCGAGATGATGGTCGCCTACGCCGTGAAGCGCGGTGTGGCCGGGATCGTCATCAATGGCGCCATACGCGATGCCGCCAACATCGGCGCCGGTGATTTCCCGCTGTTTGCCGCCGGTGTGTCGCACCGCGGCCCCTACAAGGACGGGCCTGGTGAGATCAACGTGCCGATCGCCGTTGATGGTATGGTTATTGAGCCGGGCGATCTGGTCATTGGCGATGAGGATGGCTTGCTGTGCGTACCCTTTGACCATGTCGCCGAAGTCCATGATCGTGCGACGGCCAAATATGCGGCCGAGCAAAAACAGATGGAACTCATCGCCCAAGGCAACAACGATCGTACCTGGGTGTTGGAATCTTTGAAGAAGAAAGGCTGCCTGCTGCCGCTCTGA
- a CDS encoding OprD family porin has protein sequence MFNFPWHTPRLSSVYRIATAVGCGLAGTVAQADFLKDSHSDLSMRNLYFNSDNRDGAANPSKTEEWAQGFILDYRSGYTSGPIGVGVDAMGMLGVTLDSGRGRHLGSTMIPSDGDSAASEWSSFGATAKARLSQTELRYGQLMPKIPVLVASDGRLLPQTFQGVQLQSKDLDDFTFTGGALNRAKGRASTDRTGLAVNGGTQESYRFYFGGIDYRVSRSLLLQYYGGQLEDYYTQHFAGLNHNWDLGDNGSLTSDLRYFRTRSDGANGTASGRSQGYVASGYTSGGDGEIDNSLWSAAFTYRLGGHALTLGYQDVSDDSNFVQINQGSIDKGAGGSSLYLLTDKMLLNFTRAGERTGFAQYAYDFTALGVPGLKATVMYLKGDHIQTSSGMEQSEWERDLSLDYVIQSGTFKNMGFTWRNGMSRSEATRNGDQNRLIVNYTLPLF, from the coding sequence ATGTTCAACTTTCCATGGCACACCCCCCGCCTGTCTTCCGTGTATCGCATTGCCACAGCCGTTGGCTGTGGGCTTGCAGGCACCGTTGCCCAGGCTGATTTCCTGAAGGACAGCCATTCCGATCTGTCGATGCGCAACTTGTACTTCAACAGCGACAACCGTGACGGTGCGGCCAACCCTTCAAAAACCGAGGAGTGGGCCCAGGGTTTCATCCTCGATTACCGCTCGGGGTACACATCCGGGCCTATAGGCGTCGGTGTCGATGCCATGGGTATGCTTGGTGTCACGCTGGACAGCGGAAGAGGCCGGCACCTCGGTAGCACGATGATCCCTTCCGATGGCGACAGTGCGGCCAGTGAGTGGAGTAGCTTCGGCGCTACGGCAAAGGCAAGGCTGAGCCAGACCGAGCTGCGATACGGTCAATTAATGCCAAAGATTCCGGTGCTGGTAGCGTCGGATGGTCGATTGCTGCCGCAGACGTTCCAGGGCGTGCAGCTGCAATCGAAGGACCTGGATGATTTCACGTTCACAGGTGGGGCGCTGAACCGTGCGAAGGGGCGAGCATCGACCGATCGCACGGGCTTGGCGGTAAACGGCGGAACCCAGGAAAGTTACCGTTTTTACTTTGGTGGCATCGACTACCGCGTCAGCCGCTCCTTGTTGCTTCAGTACTACGGGGGGCAGCTGGAGGATTACTACACGCAACATTTCGCCGGGCTCAACCACAACTGGGATCTTGGCGATAACGGCTCTTTAACCAGCGACCTCAGGTATTTCAGAACCCGTTCCGACGGCGCCAATGGCACCGCCTCCGGTCGTAGTCAGGGGTACGTGGCCAGCGGATACACCTCGGGTGGTGACGGTGAAATCGACAATAGCCTGTGGAGCGCTGCCTTCACCTATCGCTTGGGCGGGCATGCGCTGACCCTGGGTTATCAAGACGTATCCGATGACAGCAACTTTGTGCAGATCAACCAGGGCTCGATCGATAAGGGGGCCGGTGGTAGCAGTCTTTATCTATTGACCGACAAAATGCTGCTTAACTTTACCCGTGCGGGTGAGCGGACAGGGTTTGCGCAATACGCCTATGACTTCACCGCGCTTGGCGTACCTGGGCTCAAGGCTACCGTGATGTACCTCAAGGGTGATCACATCCAGACATCGAGTGGCATGGAGCAGTCGGAGTGGGAGCGCGACCTGTCTCTGGATTACGTTATCCAGAGTGGCACCTTCAAGAATATGGGCTTCACTTGGCGCAATGGAATGTCGCGCAGCGAGGCGACGCGCAACGGTGATCAGAACCGTCTGATCGTCAATTACACATTGCCGCTGTTCTAG
- a CDS encoding acetolactate synthase large subunit yields the protein MAKAADVVVQCLESEGVEYVFGIPGEENLDLLESLRKSTIKLVLTRHEQSAGFMAATYGRLTGKTGVSLSTLGPGATNLVTASAYAYLGGMPMMMITGQKPIKKSKQGRFQIIDVCGMMAPITKYTHQFASADNIPARMREAFRLAEEEKPGAVHLELPEDIAAEQTDSMPMPRSLHRRPLAEHKAVEAAVEKLQNARSPILVIGAGANRKMTAKVLKQLIDDTGIPFITTQMGKGVVDERHPRFLGNAALSSGDFVHRAVEAADLIVNIGHDVIEKPPFFMVRGGTEVIHINFRSAEVDAVYFPQIEVIGDIANAVWQIGEALNDTSHWDFTRLMAIRDANEAQIIEGADDNRFPVYPQRLVADIRRVLPSEGIVALDNGIYKIWFARNYKAHKPNTVLLDNALATMGAGLPSAMAAHLVYPDRPVISVCGDGGFMMNSQELETAVRLNMNLTVVILRDDGYGMIRWKQANMGFTDFGLDYGNPDFVKYAEAYGANGHRVESAEGFLPLLEHCVKTPGVHVIDCPVDYSENDRILNMELRQRSAAI from the coding sequence ATGGCCAAAGCTGCCGATGTGGTTGTGCAATGCCTGGAAAGTGAAGGTGTCGAGTATGTATTCGGCATCCCCGGCGAGGAAAACCTCGACCTGCTTGAATCCCTGCGCAAGTCGACAATCAAGCTGGTACTGACGCGTCACGAGCAATCCGCCGGTTTCATGGCCGCCACCTACGGCCGCCTCACGGGCAAGACCGGCGTCAGCCTGTCGACCCTGGGCCCGGGTGCAACGAACTTGGTGACGGCCAGCGCGTACGCCTATCTGGGCGGCATGCCCATGATGATGATTACCGGCCAGAAGCCGATCAAGAAGTCCAAGCAAGGCCGTTTTCAGATCATTGACGTCTGCGGCATGATGGCACCGATCACCAAGTACACCCACCAGTTCGCCTCGGCAGACAACATCCCGGCGCGCATGCGTGAAGCGTTTCGTCTCGCTGAGGAAGAGAAGCCCGGAGCCGTCCACCTGGAACTGCCGGAAGATATCGCCGCCGAGCAAACCGATAGCATGCCGATGCCCCGGAGCCTGCACCGCCGGCCATTGGCCGAGCACAAGGCTGTGGAGGCCGCAGTCGAGAAGTTGCAGAACGCCCGCAGTCCAATCCTGGTGATTGGCGCGGGTGCCAACCGCAAGATGACCGCCAAGGTGTTGAAGCAACTGATCGACGATACCGGCATTCCCTTTATCACCACCCAGATGGGCAAGGGCGTGGTTGATGAGCGCCACCCGCGTTTCCTCGGCAATGCCGCGCTGTCGTCGGGAGATTTCGTGCACCGCGCCGTCGAGGCTGCCGACCTGATTGTCAACATCGGCCACGATGTGATCGAGAAGCCGCCGTTCTTCATGGTGCGTGGCGGCACCGAAGTCATCCACATCAACTTCCGCTCCGCTGAAGTCGATGCCGTGTATTTCCCGCAGATTGAAGTGATCGGTGATATCGCCAACGCCGTCTGGCAGATCGGCGAAGCACTGAACGATACCAGCCATTGGGATTTCACACGGCTGATGGCGATTCGTGATGCGAACGAAGCCCAGATCATTGAAGGGGCAGACGACAACAGGTTCCCGGTCTACCCACAGCGTCTGGTTGCCGACATTCGTCGCGTGTTGCCGTCCGAGGGCATCGTGGCCCTGGACAATGGCATCTACAAAATCTGGTTTGCTCGCAACTACAAGGCGCACAAGCCCAACACCGTGTTGCTGGACAACGCGCTGGCGACCATGGGGGCGGGGCTGCCTTCTGCCATGGCTGCGCATCTGGTGTATCCGGATCGTCCGGTGATCTCCGTGTGTGGGGACGGCGGCTTCATGATGAACAGCCAGGAGTTGGAGACAGCGGTTCGCCTGAACATGAATTTGACCGTGGTGATCCTGCGGGACGACGGTTACGGCATGATTCGCTGGAAGCAGGCCAATATGGGCTTCACCGACTTCGGCCTGGATTACGGTAACCCCGACTTCGTGAAGTACGCCGAGGCCTATGGCGCCAATGGCCACCGCGTGGAGAGCGCCGAGGGTTTCCTGCCGCTGCTGGAGCACTGCGTGAAGACACCCGGTGTGCATGTGATCGACTGTCCTGTCGATTACAGCGAAAACGACCGCATCCTGAACATGGAGTTGCGCCAGCGTAGCGCTGCCATTTGA
- the ycaC gene encoding isochorismate family cysteine hydrolase YcaC: protein MSNATYNRLNKDDAVVLLIDHQTGLISLVQDFSPNEFKNNVLALADVATFFELPTILTTSFEQGPNGPLVPELKEMFPDAPYIARPGQINAWDNEDFVKAIKATGRKQLIIAGVVTDVCVTFPTLSALAEGFEVFVVTDSSGTFNTTVQQAAWNRMTQAGAQMMNWFSVACELQGDWRNDIEGLGNLLSQRIPNYRNLMNSYSAMAARQA, encoded by the coding sequence ATGAGCAACGCTACCTACAACCGCCTGAACAAAGACGACGCCGTAGTTTTGTTGATTGACCACCAGACTGGCCTGATTTCCCTGGTTCAAGACTTTTCGCCCAACGAATTCAAGAACAACGTACTGGCCCTGGCCGACGTGGCAACGTTCTTCGAGCTGCCAACCATCCTCACCACCAGCTTTGAACAAGGCCCCAACGGCCCACTGGTACCCGAACTCAAAGAGATGTTCCCGGACGCGCCTTACATCGCCCGACCTGGCCAGATCAACGCCTGGGACAACGAAGACTTCGTCAAGGCCATCAAGGCGACCGGTCGCAAGCAATTGATCATCGCCGGTGTGGTGACTGACGTCTGCGTGACCTTCCCGACATTGTCCGCCCTCGCCGAAGGCTTTGAAGTGTTCGTGGTTACGGATTCTTCCGGCACCTTCAACACCACCGTACAACAGGCTGCCTGGAACCGTATGACCCAGGCAGGGGCGCAAATGATGAACTGGTTCTCGGTCGCTTGCGAATTGCAGGGCGACTGGCGCAACGACATCGAAGGCCTGGGCAACCTGCTGTCCCAGCGCATCCCGAACTACCGCAACCTGATGAACAGCTACTCGGCAATGGCAGCGCGCCAGGCATGA
- a CDS encoding SMP-30/gluconolactonase/LRE family protein: MSFFAAPPTIETTVFTRLPDHFRNARPTAWANANRQGRAIDSFLEGPSFDRQGRLYVTDIPNGRIFRISPQGEWELVCTYDGWPNGLKIHQDGRIFITDYKRGIMVLDPESGDIQPFLESAGSEGFKGVNDLVFAPNGDLYFTDQGQTGLQDASGRVYKLDTNGTLTCLLSTVPSPNGIVFDPRLNHLLVAVTRAQQIWRIPLGNGSITSKVGVFAQLHGGLGGPDGLAIDADSNLYIAHTGFGSVWKLSKVAEPLQRIVSCAGISNTNLAFGGEDGRTLFITESETGSILQVRTSTPGSAMYSHS; encoded by the coding sequence ATGAGCTTTTTTGCCGCCCCGCCGACCATTGAGACGACCGTCTTTACCCGCCTGCCGGATCATTTCCGTAATGCTCGACCCACGGCCTGGGCGAATGCCAACCGCCAGGGGCGTGCAATCGACTCTTTTTTGGAAGGCCCCTCGTTTGATCGCCAAGGCCGTCTCTACGTGACGGACATCCCGAATGGACGGATTTTCAGGATCTCGCCTCAAGGCGAATGGGAACTGGTGTGTACCTATGACGGCTGGCCGAACGGCCTGAAGATTCACCAGGACGGGCGAATCTTCATCACGGACTACAAGCGGGGAATCATGGTGCTCGATCCGGAAAGTGGCGATATCCAGCCATTTCTGGAATCAGCAGGCTCCGAGGGGTTCAAGGGCGTGAACGACCTCGTCTTCGCGCCCAACGGCGACCTGTACTTCACCGACCAGGGCCAGACCGGCCTGCAGGATGCCAGTGGCCGTGTGTACAAGCTCGATACCAACGGCACCCTAACCTGCCTGCTCAGCACTGTTCCCAGCCCCAACGGGATCGTCTTCGACCCCAGGCTCAATCACCTCCTTGTCGCCGTCACCCGTGCCCAGCAGATCTGGCGAATCCCGCTGGGCAACGGCTCGATCACAAGCAAAGTCGGAGTGTTCGCGCAGCTGCACGGCGGCCTCGGTGGCCCCGATGGTCTAGCCATCGATGCAGATAGCAATCTCTACATTGCCCATACCGGTTTCGGCTCGGTCTGGAAGCTCTCGAAAGTCGCAGAACCCCTGCAGCGCATTGTCTCCTGCGCCGGCATCAGCAATACCAACCTGGCGTTCGGCGGCGAGGATGGCCGGACACTGTTCATCACCGAGTCCGAGACAGGAAGCATTCTTCAGGTACGCACCTCGACACCGGGATCAGCGATGTACTCCCACAGCTGA
- a CDS encoding MFS transporter has translation MTSPTSTVSELERGTMHRVAWRLLPFLILCYLIAIIDRGNIGMASLQMNADLGLTAKVFGFASSLFFFAYFLVEVPSNLAMQKFGARIWIARIMITWGIISAGTAFVQGANSLYVMRFLLGAAEAGFFPGVLLYLTYWLPSAYRARMVAIFMVAIPAANFIGSPLSGLLLSLDGWMGMRGWHWLFIIEGIPAVLLGIACLFVLTDRPEHAKWLSDEQRNWLTQRLAEEASKKTAIGHISLWKLLRHKDIWVLALIYSGASAAGSTMSVWAPQLLKTFGLTSMEIGLVNAIPYGVASVLMILWGRSSDRTGERRWHTAMTLLLIAAGLLMTLFTSSLPATIVMLTMVLVGAYSMKGPFWALVSGWLSSSTAAAGLAAVGAMANLIGGGLMVNAYGAIHDATGSYALALMPLAALCTVAGLMVLVIGRKRQLEQAALVETVSAK, from the coding sequence ATGACTTCACCCACTTCCACCGTAAGCGAACTTGAACGCGGCACGATGCACCGAGTCGCCTGGCGTTTACTGCCTTTCCTCATCCTGTGCTATCTGATCGCGATCATTGACCGGGGCAACATCGGCATGGCCTCGCTGCAGATGAACGCAGACCTGGGCCTGACCGCGAAGGTCTTCGGCTTTGCCAGCAGCCTGTTTTTCTTTGCCTACTTCCTTGTAGAAGTGCCCAGCAACCTGGCCATGCAAAAGTTTGGTGCGCGGATCTGGATCGCCAGGATCATGATCACCTGGGGCATCATTTCGGCGGGAACCGCCTTCGTCCAGGGGGCTAACTCCCTGTACGTGATGCGCTTCCTGCTGGGGGCTGCCGAGGCCGGTTTCTTCCCGGGCGTGCTCTTGTACCTCACCTACTGGCTACCTTCGGCCTATCGTGCCCGCATGGTCGCCATCTTCATGGTCGCCATCCCCGCCGCCAACTTCATTGGCTCGCCTTTGTCCGGGCTGCTGCTCAGCCTCGATGGCTGGATGGGCATGCGCGGCTGGCACTGGCTGTTCATCATCGAAGGTATTCCGGCAGTCCTCCTGGGCATTGCCTGCCTGTTTGTGCTCACCGATCGCCCAGAGCATGCCAAGTGGCTCAGCGATGAACAGCGCAACTGGTTGACCCAGCGCTTGGCCGAGGAAGCCTCGAAGAAAACCGCCATCGGCCATATCTCGTTGTGGAAACTGCTGCGGCACAAGGATATCTGGGTACTCGCCCTCATCTATTCGGGAGCATCCGCTGCCGGCAGCACCATGAGCGTCTGGGCCCCTCAGTTGCTCAAGACCTTTGGCCTGACCTCCATGGAGATTGGCCTGGTCAATGCCATTCCCTACGGCGTCGCTTCGGTGTTGATGATTCTGTGGGGCCGCAGTTCCGATCGCACCGGTGAACGTCGCTGGCATACGGCAATGACCTTGCTGCTCATTGCTGCCGGTCTGCTCATGACCCTGTTCACCTCATCGCTGCCTGCCACGATCGTGATGCTGACCATGGTCCTGGTCGGGGCGTATTCGATGAAGGGGCCGTTCTGGGCGCTGGTGTCTGGCTGGCTGTCTTCTTCCACTGCCGCAGCAGGATTGGCAGCGGTTGGCGCCATGGCCAACCTGATCGGTGGAGGCCTGATGGTGAATGCGTACGGCGCCATCCACGATGCAACCGGCAGCTATGCACTGGCATTGATGCCGCTGGCAGCACTCTGCACGGTTGCCGGGCTGATGGTTCTGGTCATCGGTCGTAAACGCCAGCTTGAACAAGCGGCTCTTGTCGAGACAGTCAGCGCCAAGTAG